In Sphingomonas oryzagri, the genomic stretch CCGCGATCGGCGCGGCGATCGCCGTACCCACCGCAAGCGGGGTGATGAGGAGGCCGATCTCGACATGGCTGAGGCCCAGGCCGGTCTGAAATCGAAACGGCAATGTCACCAGCACGATCATCTGTGCCGCGAACGCCGTGATCGATGACAGGTAGGAGAGCCGCAACGCGGGCCGCGCGATCAGGTCCAGGGGAATGAGCGGGTTTTCGTCCCGGCGCCCGCGCCGCACCAAAATGACCCCGGTCATCGTGCCGAGAGCAGCAAAGCCGGCGGTCCGCAACGACGCCGTCGCATGTGCCATATCCGACCCGATCATGAAGACGCAGGCGAATGTCACGGCATTGAGCAGGGCGGACGGAAGATCAAACCGAGTGGCCCCTCCCCGCGCCTCCGGGAGCGCGCGAATCCCGATCGCTATTGAGACGATCGCCAGCGGCAGGTTGACGGCGAACAGCCATCGCCACGTAGCGATGGCGAGCAGGCCGGCGGCGACACTTGGCCCCGCCGCCGACGATATGGCGACGACGAGAGCATTGTATCCAATGCCACGCGCCAGACCCTCCCGCGGATACGTGTGCCGGATGAGCGCGCCGTTCATCGCCATGATCGCGGCGCTCCCAAATCCCTGGATGAAGCGGGCGATCGCCAGCGCGGTCAGGCTGCCGGCAAGCGCGCACCCGAGAAAGGCGCACGCAAACACCGCCACCCCTGAAAGATAGACCCGCCGATAGCCGACGCGTTCGCCCAGAGATGCCATGGACAGGAGAAGCATGGCGATTGCGATCTGATAGGCATTCACCACCCAGACGGCCGACGATGGTGAGGCGCCCAATTCGGCGGAGATGGTGGGCAGCGCGATGTTGGCGATGCTGGAATCCAGCACCGCCATCGTGACTGCGATCCAGATGGCGGCGAGCGCCCAATGACGTCGCGGCACCGGCAGGCCATCCTGCTCTCCGCCGGAGGCAGGATGCGCGACCGCGGCCTTGTTCATGCGCGCGGTCGCATCCGGGCGGTCACAGGAATTTGGCGGGAATGTAGAGGGGCATGGAATCCTCCCACAGACTGTCGGTCACCAGCCGCTTGTTTGCGCCGTCGCGGTCCATCACGAAGATCTGCCCATAAGGCTGGAAGGTGAAGTCGTAGATCGCGGCCTCGTCGCGGAAGCCGTACATCCCGCTCGAGTAGAGGATCTTGTTGTCATGGGTCCAGACCGAGTGACCGTCATTGGCGCCCGTCTCGGTCAGGATCTTGAAGTCCGAACCATCCGGTCGGATCGTGCAGACATGATAGTTCGCCGGGCCGAACTGGCGGGTGAAGGTAATCAGCTCGCCGTCGGGCGACCAGAACGGCAGATTGTCCTTCTCGGTGGTCAGTTCGCGGATGCTGCGATCTTCCAGATCGAAGATGCGCAGCCCGAAATGACCGTCGCCCCAGACGCGGTACACGATATGGCGCCCGTCCGAGGAATAGCTGGGGAAGCCCGAATGCACAGTGCCGTCGGTCAGCGCCTCGTGGAACGAGCCATCGCTCCGGCAACGCATCAGCACGGCTTTCTCGTGCCCCTTGCGCTCCTGGAACCAGTTGCCGCAACCGAAGGTGATCCACTCGCCGTCGGGCGACCAGCCAGGCTGGAACGCGCCGGCTATGCCTTTCTTGTTGAGCATCGGATCGAGCCCGGCCTTGGCGGCATCGAACGCGACCATCTGGTCCGTGCCATCGGGCTTCATCGTCACGATCGACGAATTGCCGAGCTGCTTCTGGGTGATCACCAGTCGCCCCTGGCGCGACAGCACCGGGAAGACGTCGGTAGACCGATACTCCCACTCCTCGTCCCAGCTGAACAGCGGCTTGTTCTGGGCGCGGAAGGCGAAGTTCACCTTCTCATAGACCACCAACGTGCCGTCGGGCGACCAGCAGGGCGAGCGCAGCTGGCGCAGCACAGGCGCCGCGCCCGAGGTGTAATGGAGACCGGTCGGCGTATCCTTCTGCATCCACGCGGCGTCGGTGGCGCGCAGGCCAGGTCCGCCGCCGCCAGCCTTGATGAAATAGGCTACGTCCTTGCCATTGGGCATGAACTGCGGCGCCAATTTCAGATCCGGTCCACTGGTGTGCTCAATGCGATCGCCGCCGGTCGCGAAATCGACCGAAACGATCTGCGAGACGACCCGCCCGATCCATTCGGGTCGCCGCGCGCCCCAGGTGAATTCACGCTCCAGCTCGTAGAAGAGAATGCGCGCGCCGTCGGGCGACCATTTGGGCGAGCCGAGGCAGAAACCGGGCTTCGAGGCGACCTTGCGCAGATCGCTGCCATCCGGCCGGATCGCGTAGATCGACAACTCCTGCGTATGTTCCCAGCCATGGCCGTCGCTATGGCCGGTCCAGCCCGTGCCACGATCGGAGGAGAAGGCGATCCACTGCCCGTCAGGCGACCAGGCCGGGCGGAGGGAACAGTCCGGGCTTTCCGGGTCGATCGTGTCGGCAGCCCCGCCCGTCAGCCGGCGCTTCCCGCCGGTCGCAATATCGACAACCCAGATGTTCGCGCGGAAGCCGTCGGCAGTGGAGACGAAGACGCCCTTCGTCCCGTCGGGCGACAGGACCAGCGCATCCTCGACCGACGGCGTCGCGACGACCGGCTGGACGTCGCTGCCGTCGATCCGGCAGCGATAGACGTCGGCCTGACCATCGCCGTTACGCTCGGTGGTAAAGCTGATCCAAGCACCGTCCGGCGAGAAGCTTGCATGATAATCGAGATTGCCCTCGGGCAAGAGCAGCCGCTCGTCGCTGCCGTCGGCGTTGGCGATGTAGAGCGCGGAGGCCGACGGGCCGATGCGGTTCATCAGCATGACGCCCTTCTTCGCCGTGGGCACAGTGCCGATCGCGGTTTGACTTTGCATGGGGTTCACTCCGGATGCCTGATTTAGATATATCTTCGATATGTCTTAACTGCTCGTCAAGTCCGATGGGATCACGGCGAAGCTCGTCGGCGTCGGGATCTCCAGCATGTCCGAGACCGCGCCAAGGCACCCGCTCACCGGATCGACGCTGCACACATTCACGGTGTCCGATCCCTGGTTCGCGATCAGCATCCACCGCTCGCCCGGCGCGATCTCCACCGCCCAGGGCCTGATGCCTCCGGCATCAACCACCTGGACCTCGCGCAATCCGCCATTCTCGGCATCGATCGCGAAGACGTGGATGGCATGCGTCCGCCGGTTGGAAGCGTAGAGAAAGCGTCCGTCGGCCGAGATCGCAAAGGCTGCCGCGCTGCGCCCCTCCATGTGGGGCGGGTCCATGGCGACGGAACCACGCGGCGCGAGGGTCCCGCTCGGCGCATCCCATTCAAGCACGAAGATTTCGGCCGACAATTCGCTGAGCAGATAGGCGTAGCGCCCATCCCGACCGAACAGCACCAGTCTCGGTCCGCATCCTGCAGGCAGCTGCAAATAGGGCATCTCATGGGGCGTGATCTGCCGCGCGCCGCCATCATATCGGTACAGGAAGATGCGATCCGACCCCATGTCTGGGACGAGCAGCCACGAGCCCGACGGATCGAGCGTCACCCCATGCGCATGCGGACCCTGCTGCCGGCGATGCGGGCCATTGCCGAAGGTCTGCTGGACCGAACTCGCGGTCCGCAGGCTGCCATAATCGACGACGGGTACGACAGCGACCTGACCGCCGCCAAAATTGGCGACGAACAAGTTCCGGCCGTCGGGGGTGATCGCGAGGTGGGTCGGTCCGCCGCCCGCCGATGGCGTGCGGCCCGCCTCGCGTAGCGTCCCAGACCGGACATCGACGGCGAAGGAGAAAACGTCGCCGGTGCGATCCCCGGCATTGCCGACCTCGCTGACCGCGAACAGCCGCGGCTTGCGCGGATCGGGGAGCACCCAGGTCGGTCGCTCGATCTCTGCTATCAGGCCGGCAGGGCTCAGTCGGCCGGTCGCGGCATCCAGCCGGGCGGCATGCACACCGGTATCCTGCGTTCCGATAAAAACCAGTGCATTATCGGTCACGGCGGGTCACCGTTTGGTGGTTCAGGATGCCGGGCAATTCATGCTCCAAATCAGATGGCGTCTGCGCACTGGCTGGTTGCGCAGGACATCGATCACGCCCGGCGCAGCCACAAGCCGGCGTCTGGTAAAATCAATGTCGCGCAACCCGCACCAATCACGTCGCACCCGGGATCAATGCGCGATCGGCGTGGCGGGCGATGGCGCAGATCGCCGCCAAACCGGCCACGCGACAAGGCTCAGCACGATGCCGAATGCCAGGAAGATCAGCGATCCGTGCGCGCCCAGAACGCTCGTCGCAAAAGCCACGGGCGGTCCGAACAACACACCCAGGAGCGTGATCTGGGTGATCAACCCGCTCGTCGCTCCCATGAAGGCCGGAGAGGGCGCAACCTGAGGCAACAGGGCCCACATTCCCACCTGGATGCCGAGTGCGAACATCAGCGCGCAGTTCATCGCCATCGCCGGCCCGAGCCCGGTGGGTGCCAGGATCAGCCCGAGCCCCGACAAGGCTCCCAGAAGAACGGCGGCACAGCCGAGCAGCCACGGAGGCACCCCGCGCGCGAAAGCCAGTCCGAAACCGAAGGCACCTGCGACGTTGCATGCCATCGACAGCATGTTGAACGACTGGACCTGGGCCTCGCCCGCTCCAATGCTCCGGGCGAGAAGATGCGGCAGGACAGCGACAAAACCGGTCTGAAGAAACGCCGCAGCGGCGAACGAGGCACCGAGAATGAAGGGCCAGGGAGTTCGCAGCACTTTACCGATCCCCGCCAGTCGGGACGCGCCGGAAGCATCGGGCAAGGTGGTAGGCAACAGCAGCCGGGCCATGGTCATGAGGATAATAACCCCGCAGCCATGGCCTATGAATACCGCGCGCCAGCTCAGCGCTGATCCTGCGAGGATCCCGTAAAGCGACGACAGAATGAAGCTCGACGGTATCACCGTGGACCACAAGGCCAGCGCCGCGGTCCGCCGCCGTCCTTCGGTCAGCCGCGCGATCATGGTAACGGCGGCGACCACGGTGCACACATAGCCGAGCCCCGCGACGAAGCGGCAAGCGAGCAGGACGGGCATCGTCCGGCTCAGCACAACGCCGGCGTCCCCGAGGCAGATCACGGCCCCGCCCGCGAGCATCGTCGGGCGATCCCCGATGCGATCGACCAGCCAGCCGATCGGCAGGGACGTCAGCGCGGCCGCCAATGCCGGTATCGACATGACGAGCCCGATCGTGGCCGGAGACGGCGGCCGGAATTCGGCCGCAATCCCGCCGAGCGCCGGCACGGCGGCGCTCACCACCATCATGCCGAATACCCCGATCAAGAAGATAAGGACGATGTCGCGCCATGACGCAATTCTGTCTGCCACTGGGTCCGATCCTCTCGCGCCAATCCGGTCGCCCGCCGGTGAGAGGATTGTCGCTTGGGCCGCACGAATGGATCAACGCCACGGCTTCGAAACTCACTGTTGCGATAACCGCACCAATAGCCTCTTGCCCACGCGCGGCCATTTGATCAGGCTCACCTGTAACAAGGACGAACAGACAAGCGTCCGTATACGGGGCGGCAAGAGGATGGACAGACTGACGACCATGGCGACCTTCCTGAAGGTCGTGAGGCACGCCAACTTCACGACCGCGGCGGAGGAGTTGTCGATCTCGCGCACGCTGGTCTCCCGCCACATCGCCGACCTCGAGCTCCATCTCGGTCTCAAGCTCCTCAACAGGACGACGCGCTCGGTGACGCCGACCGAGGCGGGCTTACGCTACACGGAGCTGTGCGAGCGGGTGCTCGGCGAAATCCGGCACGGCGAGGAGGAATTGTCCGCCATCAAGAACCAGGTCGAGGGCGAGATCTCGATCCTGTGCCCGATCTGGATCGGCAGCTTCGGCATCTCGGTCGCCGCCGCCGAATTCTGCGCGCTCAATCCCAAAATCTCGATCAAGCTCCATTTCGAGGAGCCATCAGCGAACCCGCACGAATTTCTGGCGCTCGGCTATGACGTTTCGATCCAGCCGAACACGATGCGCGATTCCTCGATCGTGGCGAAGAAAATCGGCAAGATCGATCATATCCTGACGGCCTCCCCTGCCTATCTCGAGCGGCACGGCGCCCCGGAATCCGTCGCCGCACTGTCCGAACAGGTCTGCCTCGCGAAGATGAACGACACATCCTGGTCGTTCGCCAACGGGGAACGGCACGCGCTGCGTGTCCCCTCGCTTTTTTCCTCGAACAGCGTGTTCGCATTGCGCGAGGCATCGATTGCCGGGCTCGGCATCGCCATGCTTCCGAAGGGCATCATCCAGGATACGCTGGAGAAAGGCGCGCTCGTCGAAGTGTTGCCCGATTTCCCGATCGCGCCGCGTCCGCTCTATATCGCCTTCCCGCCAGGGGGCGATGCGCCACGCAAGACCCGTGCGTTGATTTCCTTCTTCGCCGACTGGTTCAAGACGCGCAAGTTTCCGACCTGACGGGCCTTACGGCGTGCCTTGTGCCGATCTCCGATGGCCTTGTACGGAGCCGGTCATCCTGCTCGATGATGCCGGCGCGAAAATGCGCGACGGATCACGCCTCTATCGCGGCATCGAGGAGGTTGTCATCGCAAGGGCGGCGCACGAGATCGCGCCGGCCTTGGAGCGCCTTTCGTCGCGAGCCGGTCGTTGGGCCGGCTATCTCAGTTATGAAGCCGGGCTGGCCCTGGAGCCGAAGCTCGCTGCACTGCGTCAGCCGGCCGCGACGGACGATGCCCCGCTCCTCTGGTTCGCGCGTTTCGGGTGTTGCGAACGGCTCGATAGCGCCGAGACGAACAACTGGATCAAGAAACGGAGTGAAGCGCCAGGGCGGCTGGAAGGGATGCAGCCCTCCATCGAGCAGGCCCGTTATGCGGATGCTTTTGCCCGCATCGCCGATGCAATCGCGGCTGGCGACATCTACCAGGCCAATCTGACCTTCCCGCTGTCCGGACGATGGACGGGCGATCCTTTCTCGATCTATGCGGCGCTCAGACCTGCCATGGGCGCGAGCCACGGCGCTTTCCTCTTTGATGGCGAACGCTACCTGCTCAGCTTTTCGCCCGAATTGTTTTTCCGCCTCCGCGGGCAGGCCATCCACGTCCGTCCGATGAAAGGCACTTCTCCCAGGGGCCGGACGGCGGAGGAAGACGGCCGATACGCCAATGCGCTGCGAAACAGCATCAAGGATCGCGCCGAAAACCTGATGATCGTCGATCTCTTGCGCAATGACCTGTCGCGGATTTCGGTACCCGGCAGCGTCCGGGTGGAGCAGTTGTTCGCCATCGAGCGGTATCCGACGCTCCACCAGATGACGAGCAGCGTCACGAGCATGGTCGCCCCGGCTATCCGCACCGGCGACATTCTCGGCGCGCTCTTTCCCTGCGGCTCGATAACGGGCGCGCCCAAGATCCGCGCAATGCAATTGATCGCGGAGGTCGAGGCGCGTCGGCGCGGTGTCTATTGCGGTTCGATCGGCCGCGTAGATCCGTCTGGTGACGCCGAGTTCAATGTCGCCATCCGCACCCTGGTCCTGGCCGCCGACGGCACCGCATCGCTCGGCATTGGGTCGGGGGTCGTTGCGGATTCAGCGATGTCCCGGGAATGGGAAGAATGCCTGCTGAAAGCCCGCTTCCTTCAGGCGATGACCGGGGCCACCGCGCAACGATAAGGGAGCCGGGTCTCCACCCGACTCCCCTGCACATCCGTGACGCTTCGGCCTCAGTCCTTGCGATAGGCCGTACGCGCATGCTCGTTAAACGGTGACGGTGCGACCGTCGCCTTCAGCCGCTGGAAACCGAAATCGGCGTTCGGATCGTTGCCCGGGCCTGGATGCTCGCCCCAGACGAACTCCACCTGCGTGCCAGGCTCCGCATGGTCGGCATCGACCAGCGCCAGCGACAGGATCGTGTTGAGCGGCCCGATCAGGCCGGTCTGGAACGACATGCCGACCGTCTTGCCGCCCGCCTCCAGGCGATAGCGACCGTAGCTGTTGAAATAGTCGGGCTGACCGAACACGCGGACCATGTCCGCCTCGTCGAAGATCAGGGTGCGCTTGCGGCGCGGATAATCGTCCTTCGCCTTCTCCAGAGCGTCGCGCCCGCAGAAATCGTGATTGAAGGCAATCGACTTGCCGTAGCCGAGCTCGAACGGCGAAACGTAATAATCCTCGATATTGTCGGAATAGAAGCTGCCGTGGAGCGGCTTCTGGCCTTCATAGGAGAAGACGCTCAGCCACTCGCGATAGGGTTGCAGCTCGGGATCGGTGAAAACGCCGGGCGTCGGCGTGGGGATCCAGCCGCTCTCGATGCCGTTGGTGTAATAGGCCTTGCCGCCGACATGGACGAGACCGAACGCCTCGCCCGCCTTCATGATCGCGTCCTTCACGAAGGCCGCGTCCCTCCAGTCGCCGATGAACTCGTAGCCGGGCATGCCGGCCATGCCGTGCCGGAAGGCACGGAACCGGGCGCCACCGAGTTCCACCGGGGTGGAATGGAAGAATTTGGTTTGCGGCAGCGGACCGCCGAACAAGGCCTCGACCAGCGGCATCGCGTTGGGGCCCTGGATCTGGTAGCGGAAGACGATCGGCTCGCCTTCCTTGCGGAGACCCGAATCGGGGTCGACCGTCATCTTGACGTCGTAGCCGCCGGTCTCGCCCTGATAGCGGATCCAGCTCTGCGAGGCGGGCACGCCGCTGAGGTTGAAGCGTTCCTCGGCATCGCGCATCAGGATGCCATCGGTGATCAGATTGCCGCGCGCCGTCACCGGCACGAACTGCTTGGCCTGGCCGACGACGAAATTCTCGTAATTGTTGGCGCTGTAGTCCTTCAGCAGCCGGAGCGCGTCGGGGCCCTCGATCCACAGGTCCCACATATGGTGCGAGAGATCGCTGATCGCGACATTGTCACGCCAAGCTGCCTGCTCCTCGCGCCAGCCGACATATTCGGGCGCGATCACCGGCACTTCCCACGCCTTCGCGTTGGGCTTCCAGACCACGCCCATCGGTGATCCGGCGGCGTCGATGGCCTGCTGCAGGCTCATGGGCTTCATTCGGGACAATCCTTTCCGCGATTCCTCAAAGCCCGCTGTCACGGACCGGGTTTCGGGTTACCAAGGGTATGGCCTGCGAATAACCGCTGAATTTGTGCGCACAATATCGCGGATTCAGCGACAAGCCCTGTGCCGGCGTCGAGAGCGACGAAAAGACCCCATTCCGCGTCCCTACCTGGCGCGACGGCCGATCCGCACAACATTGTTGCGGGATCGGACGATACCGGAGCCCTAGTTACAATGTCAGGGACGGCTCACCCCATCACAAGGTGAGCCCGATGACGACCCTGAGCGCCCTGCTCCAAGACTATAGCATTGAGGCGACGGCCAAGGACGCCGCCGCGTCCGCTATCCTGCCCCCCGCCATGCCGCGCCCCGCTCAGGTCTTTGTGCCCTATCTGCACGAGGAGAGTGACGAGATGCGGATCGCGGCCTGCACCCGGATCCGCGACGCCGGCCTGGAACCCGTCCCGCACATATCGGCCCGGCGCGTGGCAGGAATAGCCGAACTCGACCGCCTGCTGGGCGCATTGCGGGAGCGCGCCCAGGTAGACTCCCTGTTTCTGATCGCCGGCGACATCGCTCACGTCGATGGACCGTTCGAGGACAGCCTGTCGGTCATCCGCTCCGGACTGATCGAGCGCCACGGCATCCGCCATGTCGGCATTGCGGGCCACCCCGAAGGCCATCCAGCCGTCATCGAGAATGCGCTTTGGGACGCGATGGTGGCGAAGATCGATGCGTTGGGCGAGCGCGGCCTCGACTCCCAGATCGTGACGCAATTCTCCTTCGATGCGGGCCAGGTGCTGCGCTGGCTGCACGGCGTGCGGGCAAGGGGCGTGGCGGTCCCGGTGCGGGTCGGCATACCGGGGCCGACCAGCGTGCGTACCCTCCTGCGCTATGCGGTCCGCTGCGGGGTGAGCGCCTCGGCCAGCGCGGTCGGCAAATACGGCCTCTCACTTGGTCGCCTGCTCGGTCATGCCGGACCCGATGCCTTCCTCGAAGACCTCGAGGCCGACCTCGATCCGGCGGTGACCGGTGACGTTCGTCTTCACATCTTTCCGTTCGGCGGCTTCGACAAAGTCTCCGACTGGCTGATCGACCAGCTTGCCCATGAACCGGCATCCAGCAGCTTCGCGGCCTGACCCGACACCATAATTTCAGGAGACGATGGCGATGGCCCAGTCCTTCACGCTTGCCTTGAATTGTCCCGATCGGCCCGGGATCGTCCATGCCGTCACCGGCGCGATCTTCGCCCATGGTGGCAACATCCTTGAATCGCGCCAGTTCGATGACCGCGAAACGGGTCGGTTCTTCCTGCGCATCGTCTTCGAGACGCAGGCCGCGGTGTCGGCGCTGTCCGACGCGTTTGCCTCCCTCGCATCGGACCTGGCGATGGACTGGAAGGTGGTGCCGACCGGTCAGCCGGTGAAGACCCTCATCCTGGTGTCGAAATTCGATCACTGCCTCGGTTACCTGCTCTACAAGACGCGGATGGGCGAGCTGCCGATGGATATCGTCGCCGTCGCCTCGAACCATCCCGCCAACGCGCTGACGGTCAGCACCATCGGGGACATCCCCTTCCACCACCTGCCAATCACCAAGGACAGCAAGGCCGAGCAGGAAGCGCGCATCAAGGCGCTGGTCGAGGAGAGCGGTGCCGAGCTGATCATCCTCGCGCGCTACATGCAGATCTTGTCAGACGACCTCGCCGCTTACCTTTCAGGGCGTTGCATCAACATCCATCACAGCTTCCTGCCGAGCTTCAAGGGCGCCAAGCCTTATCACCAGGCGCATGCGCGGGGCGTGAAGATGATCGGGGCGACCGCGCACTACGTTACCGCCGACCTCGACGAGGGGCCGATCATCCACCAGGCGGCGGAGGCGGTAACGCACGAGGATTCACCTGACGACCTGGTGCGCAAGGGCCGCGAAATCGAGAGCAGGGTGCTGGGCCGCGCGGTCGGGTGGCACGTCACCCACCGTGTCTTTCCGAACGGGGCCAAGACCGTCGTTTTTGGGAATTGACGCCTCATGACCGCGATATTGCGCGGCGACCTCGTCGCACGCGAGCTCGACGATGCCACACGTATCGAGGTGGAGCGGCTGCGGGCGGACGGCATCGACCCGTCGCTGGCGGTCGTGCTGGTTGGAGAGGATCCGGCAAGCGAGATCTACGTCCGGCGCAAGCGGCTGGCCGCCGAGGCGGTCGGCATCCGCTCGATCGAGCATCGGCTGGGCGCAGCAACGTCGCAGCAAAGCCTGCTGGCGCTGATCGCGACACTCAACGCCGATCCCGGGATCCACGGCATCCTCGTCCAGCTTCCCCTACCCCCGCAGATCGCGAGTGACGAAGTGCTCGGCGCCATTACCCCGCACAAGGACGTGGACGGCTTCCACCCCGTCAATGTCGGGCGCCTCTCGACGGGTACCGGGGGGCTCATCCCTTGCACGCCGCTCGGCTGCATGCTGCTGCTCGATCGGGTGATCGCGGATTTCCGGGGGCTGAAGGCGGTTGTGATCGGCAAGTCGAACATCGTCGGCAAGCCGGTGGCGATGCTGCTGCTCGAGCGCGAGTGCACCGTCACCATCACCCACATCCACACGCGTGGCCTGCCCGAGATCGCGCGCACCGCAGACATCATCGTGGCCGCCGCCGGCAGCCCGGGACTGGTGCGCGGCGACTGGGTGAAGCCCGGCGCGGTGCTGATCGACGTCGGAATCAACCGCATTGCGCGGGAGGACGGGAAAACGGTGATCGTCGGCGACGTCGCAGCGAACGAATGCGATCACGCGGCCGTACTGACGCCCGTGCCGCGCGGCGTCGGCCCGATGACGATCGCCTGCCTGCTGCGCAACACGGTGCAAGCCGCGCGGCTCGCGCTCGCCTAGGCGGGCTTGCCGAGAGGGATCGTCATCAGGTCACGGCCGAGCAGGATATCGCCCTTGGCGAAATGGCGGCGGAGCGGCGCGATCAGGCTTTGCGGATCGAAATGCGGTCCGGTCACGAAATGGGTGACCACCAGCGTCTTCACCCTCGCCTCCTGGGCCATCTGGCCCAGCGCGTCGGCGGAGAGATGCTGGGTCTCCATATGCTGCATCAGGACCTCCAGCGCTGACCCGCTGCTGCCCGCCGCCTGCATCGAGGCCTTGATGCTGTCGAGATCGACAATCTCCGCCACCAGCATGTCGGCCCCCTCCGCGAAGCGCGTCACCGGATCGGACGGGCCGGTGTCGCCGGTGAACACCACCGATCCGTAGGCCGTGTCGAAGCGATAGGCATAGGATTTGTCGAGCCCATAGTCGTGCGGCGGGCTGTGGATCTGCGCGAAGTGGGTGTTGGCGACGGCGCTGACTCGCACTGCGCCGTCGTCGAACAGCGTCTGCGGGGCGGTCACGTCGGCCTCGTGCACCGGGTAGAGGCTGGCGAGCGGAGGCCGGCCGGGCGCCTGCGGCCGAAAGATATCCTCGCCGATCCGGTCGGAGCGGAGCACGTCGGCGACGAAGTCAGCCGTGCCCGGCGGCCCCCAGATCGGCATCGGCGCCGTCCGCCCGAGCATCCAGCCGCTTGCCATCAGATAATCGAGACCGAGCGTGTGGTCCCAGTGCAGGTGGGTGAGCAGCGTCGCATCCACCTTCGACGGCGGCGTGCCGGCACGCATCAACTGCTGCCCGCAATTCTCGCCGGCATCGATCAGGTAGGAGCGCCCGTCGACGGTGAGCAGGTTCGCCGGCTGGCTGCGATCGACATGTGGCGGCGGCCCGCCGCTGGTGCCGAGCAACGTCACCTGCGCGCCCTTCGTTGCCGGTCGGCCACCCCATTGCGCGAAGCCCGCAAACGGCATCGCCGCGCCCGCTCCGAGCAGCGCGAGGACGCCTCGCCGCGCGATCATGCCGTCGCCGCCGCCAGGTC encodes the following:
- a CDS encoding lactonase family protein, producing MTDNALVFIGTQDTGVHAARLDAATGRLSPAGLIAEIERPTWVLPDPRKPRLFAVSEVGNAGDRTGDVFSFAVDVRSGTLREAGRTPSAGGGPTHLAITPDGRNLFVANFGGGQVAVVPVVDYGSLRTASSVQQTFGNGPHRRQQGPHAHGVTLDPSGSWLLVPDMGSDRIFLYRYDGGARQITPHEMPYLQLPAGCGPRLVLFGRDGRYAYLLSELSAEIFVLEWDAPSGTLAPRGSVAMDPPHMEGRSAAAFAISADGRFLYASNRRTHAIHVFAIDAENGGLREVQVVDAGGIRPWAVEIAPGERWMLIANQGSDTVNVCSVDPVSGCLGAVSDMLEIPTPTSFAVIPSDLTSS
- a CDS encoding aminomethyl transferase family protein: MSLQQAIDAAGSPMGVVWKPNAKAWEVPVIAPEYVGWREEQAAWRDNVAISDLSHHMWDLWIEGPDALRLLKDYSANNYENFVVGQAKQFVPVTARGNLITDGILMRDAEERFNLSGVPASQSWIRYQGETGGYDVKMTVDPDSGLRKEGEPIVFRYQIQGPNAMPLVEALFGGPLPQTKFFHSTPVELGGARFRAFRHGMAGMPGYEFIGDWRDAAFVKDAIMKAGEAFGLVHVGGKAYYTNGIESGWIPTPTPGVFTDPELQPYREWLSVFSYEGQKPLHGSFYSDNIEDYYVSPFELGYGKSIAFNHDFCGRDALEKAKDDYPRRKRTLIFDEADMVRVFGQPDYFNSYGRYRLEAGGKTVGMSFQTGLIGPLNTILSLALVDADHAEPGTQVEFVWGEHPGPGNDPNADFGFQRLKATVAPSPFNEHARTAYRKD
- a CDS encoding MFS transporter is translated as MADRIASWRDIVLIFLIGVFGMMVVSAAVPALGGIAAEFRPPSPATIGLVMSIPALAAALTSLPIGWLVDRIGDRPTMLAGGAVICLGDAGVVLSRTMPVLLACRFVAGLGYVCTVVAAVTMIARLTEGRRRTAALALWSTVIPSSFILSSLYGILAGSALSWRAVFIGHGCGVIILMTMARLLLPTTLPDASGASRLAGIGKVLRTPWPFILGASFAAAAFLQTGFVAVLPHLLARSIGAGEAQVQSFNMLSMACNVAGAFGFGLAFARGVPPWLLGCAAVLLGALSGLGLILAPTGLGPAMAMNCALMFALGIQVGMWALLPQVAPSPAFMGATSGLITQITLLGVLFGPPVAFATSVLGAHGSLIFLAFGIVLSLVAWPVWRRSAPSPATPIAH
- a CDS encoding methylenetetrahydrofolate reductase, with protein sequence MTTLSALLQDYSIEATAKDAAASAILPPAMPRPAQVFVPYLHEESDEMRIAACTRIRDAGLEPVPHISARRVAGIAELDRLLGALRERAQVDSLFLIAGDIAHVDGPFEDSLSVIRSGLIERHGIRHVGIAGHPEGHPAVIENALWDAMVAKIDALGERGLDSQIVTQFSFDAGQVLRWLHGVRARGVAVPVRVGIPGPTSVRTLLRYAVRCGVSASASAVGKYGLSLGRLLGHAGPDAFLEDLEADLDPAVTGDVRLHIFPFGGFDKVSDWLIDQLAHEPASSSFAA
- the pabB gene encoding aminodeoxychorismate synthase component I; translated protein: MRDGSRLYRGIEEVVIARAAHEIAPALERLSSRAGRWAGYLSYEAGLALEPKLAALRQPAATDDAPLLWFARFGCCERLDSAETNNWIKKRSEAPGRLEGMQPSIEQARYADAFARIADAIAAGDIYQANLTFPLSGRWTGDPFSIYAALRPAMGASHGAFLFDGERYLLSFSPELFFRLRGQAIHVRPMKGTSPRGRTAEEDGRYANALRNSIKDRAENLMIVDLLRNDLSRISVPGSVRVEQLFAIERYPTLHQMTSSVTSMVAPAIRTGDILGALFPCGSITGAPKIRAMQLIAEVEARRRGVYCGSIGRVDPSGDAEFNVAIRTLVLAADGTASLGIGSGVVADSAMSREWEECLLKARFLQAMTGATAQR
- a CDS encoding MFS transporter encodes the protein MNKAAVAHPASGGEQDGLPVPRRHWALAAIWIAVTMAVLDSSIANIALPTISAELGASPSSAVWVVNAYQIAIAMLLLSMASLGERVGYRRVYLSGVAVFACAFLGCALAGSLTALAIARFIQGFGSAAIMAMNGALIRHTYPREGLARGIGYNALVVAISSAAGPSVAAGLLAIATWRWLFAVNLPLAIVSIAIGIRALPEARGGATRFDLPSALLNAVTFACVFMIGSDMAHATASLRTAGFAALGTMTGVILVRRGRRDENPLIPLDLIARPALRLSYLSSITAFAAQMIVLVTLPFRFQTGLGLSHVEIGLLITPLAVGTAIAAPIAGRLAGRPSSGPLAGIGMFVVALAFLSIALLPASAGLIPCAVALAIGGMGFGLFQTPNNRIMLTMAPQRRSGAAAGMLATMRIVGQTCGAIVAAAILRIDGTNGALPLFVASTFALVASVFAGARSQVSRMRLED
- a CDS encoding LysR family transcriptional regulator, with the translated sequence MDRLTTMATFLKVVRHANFTTAAEELSISRTLVSRHIADLELHLGLKLLNRTTRSVTPTEAGLRYTELCERVLGEIRHGEEELSAIKNQVEGEISILCPIWIGSFGISVAAAEFCALNPKISIKLHFEEPSANPHEFLALGYDVSIQPNTMRDSSIVAKKIGKIDHILTASPAYLERHGAPESVAALSEQVCLAKMNDTSWSFANGERHALRVPSLFSSNSVFALREASIAGLGIAMLPKGIIQDTLEKGALVEVLPDFPIAPRPLYIAFPPGGDAPRKTRALISFFADWFKTRKFPT